Genomic segment of Thermogemmatispora onikobensis:
GGCGGGTGCGGCCAAAAAGGAAGCCATGTTTGGGGCCTTGCGGACCGGCGTCGTCAAAGTGCTGATCACCGACGAACCGGGGGCCCGTGCCCTGCTGCAGCTGGCTGCTAGCCAGGAGCTGGCTCAGCTCCCCGGCTAAGCCAGCTAGCCCGGCCCGGCATCTTTCTGTGGAGAGAGAGGTACGGGGACGGGGTAGTACCGTCAAGCGCAGCGAGCAGATGCCAGACCCGCGCTGTGCCCGGCCTGCCGTCCCCCTCTCTGCCTGCAGTCTTACCTGGCCTGCCTTACGAAGAGGGCGGCAAGGCTTCCTCGGCAAAGTCGCGCTCGATCAGATCGACCAGGGCGGCGACGGCCTGCTGCTCGTCTTCGCCTTCGGCGGTGATCTCCACCTCGGTATTCTTCCCCACGGCCAGCGTCAGAATCAAGACCAGGCTCTTGGCGTTGACGCTCTTGCCTTTGCTGCTGATAGTGATCTTGCTCTTGAACTGATTG
This window contains:
- a CDS encoding HPr family phosphocarrier protein, with translation MQQAKTIVRNEVGLHARPAAQFVRLANQFKSKITISSKGKSVNAKSLVLILTLAVGKNTEVEITAEGEDEQQAVAALVDLIERDFAEEALPPSS